The following proteins come from a genomic window of Miscanthus floridulus cultivar M001 chromosome 2, ASM1932011v1, whole genome shotgun sequence:
- the LOC136537357 gene encoding uncharacterized protein codes for MRTLTGYVAATFSNPDDPARPRSYWSSTSTSSIHPSHALCSCQHLKRGGDFAGAERRGERSVSSGNICNGFGNDRVAEDFRPSNPEIGSFYSERVGKGFLSAELPPDSVLGEGGSERVYKRLVDEKTRAPTRNGTGVAVSSQEAQLGEHAGVRGMTGLTLRRPLHDYSAAGEPCGACTYSSYSITAGGSFRRRLPLLCSHKTLLNPPSPRTLSSGKFLVAVFSSTNVKVSCVPCPNGRSSNFLLSKKRLLPRSTRNF; via the exons ATGAGAACACTGACTGGTTATGTTGCTGCGACCTTTTCAAACCCT GACGACCCAGCCCGGCCCCGCTCCTACTGGAGTAGCACTAGTACGAGTAGTATCCATCCATCCCATGCACTGTGCAGCTGCCAACACCTCAAACGGGGCGGAGACTTCGCCGGGGCCGAGCGGCGAGGCGAGCGCTCGGTTTCTTCTGG GAACATCTGCAATGGCTTCGGGAATGACCGGGTGGCCGAGGATTTCAGGCCATCTAACCCAG AAATTGGCAGTTTTTATTCTGAAAGGGTGGGAAAAGGCTTCCTTTCTGCTGAACTCCCGCCAGACAGCGTCCTCGGCGAAGGCGGGTCGGAGAGAGTCTATAAACGGTTGGTGGATGAGAAGACGAGGGCCCCGACCAGGAACGGCACCGGCGTAGCTGTTAGCAGTCAAGAAGCTCAACTCGGAGAGCATGCAGGGGTACGAGGAATGACAG ggctgactctgcgccggccactgcatgactacagtgctgcaggtgagccgtgcggcgcctgcacctacagcagctacagtatcacagcaggagggtcttttcggcgccgccttcccttgctgtgttcacacaag ACTCTCCTGAACCCACCTTCGCCGAGGACGCTGTCCAGCGGGAAGTTCTTGGTGGCCGTCTTCAGCTCCACAAATGTGAAGGTGAGCTGTGTACCATGCCCCAATGGTAGAAGCTCGAACTTTCTATTGTCTAAAAAAAG GCTATTACCAAGGAGCACCAGGAATTTTTAA
- the LOC136535307 gene encoding sec-independent protein translocase protein TATC, chloroplastic, with protein MGSAGALLWHPPPQLHPGGVLFRQSRPLLRQRNLPLLSLAAAALEPERRRRQRLRCSAVDGDGEPREAGPLPQKESPSSRIGAALEDPPPVENGSFGGPSEEEQSALYNFLYPSKDLLPDDKEMSIFDHLEELRERIFISVLAVGAAMLGCFAFSKDLVLFLEAPVTVQGVRFLQLSPGEFFFTTLKVSGYCGLLLGSPIILYEIIAFVIPGLTRDERKFLGPIVLGSSVLFYLGIFFSYTVLSPAALNFFVNYADGAVESLWSIDQYFEFILVLMFSTGLSFQVPVIQLLLGQLGLVSSDQMLSIWRYVVVGAVVAAAVLTPSTDPLTQMLLAGPLLGLYLGGAWMVKLIGR; from the exons ATGGGAAGCGCAGGTGCGCTGCTTTGGCACCCGCCGCCGCAGTTGCACCCGGGTGGCGTCCTCTTCCGCCAGAGCCGGCCCCTCCTGCGCCAGCGCAACCTGCCTCTATTATCGCTAGCTGCCGCGGCGCTCGAGCccgagcgccgccgccggcagcgcCTCCGCTGCTCTGCCGTCGACGGGGACGGCGAGCCCCGGGAGGCTGGCCCACTGCCACAGAAGGAGTCTCCGTCCAGCCGCATCGgcgccgcactcgaggacccacCTCCTG TGGAAAATGGTTCCTTCGGAGGCCCCTCAGAGGAAGAACAGAGTGCTCTGTATAATTTTCTTTATCCAAGCAAAGACTTACTTCCAGATGATAAAGAGATGAGTATATTTGATCATCTAGAGGAGCTTCGTGAGAGGATTTTCATCTCAGTTTTGGCTGTTGGGGCTGCGATGCTAGGCTGTTTTGCTTTTTCAAAAGATTTGGTTCTTTTCCTAGAGGCCCCAGTGACTGTTCAGGGTGTTCGGTTTTTGCAGCTCTCGCCTGGGGAATTTTTCTTTACAACATTAAAG GTTTCAGGTTATTGTGGCCTTTTACTTGGAAGTCCTATCATTTTGTATGAGATCATTGCATTTGTTATCCCAGGTTTAACAAGGGACGAGCGGAAATTTCTCGGGCCTATTGTGTTGGGTTCTTCTGTTCTATTCTACCTAGGCATTTTCTTCTCCTACACGGTTCTCAGCCCTGCTGCGTTGAACTTCTTTGTGAATTATGCAGATGGGGCAGTGGAATCGTTGTGGTCTATTGACCAGTACTTTGAATTCATACTTGTGCTGATGTTTAGCACAGGTTTGTCGTTTCAG GTCCCTGTTATCCAGCTTTTGCTGGGACAACTTGGATTGGTTTCTAGTGACCAAATGCTTTCGATCTGGAGATATGTTGTTGTTGGtgctgttgttgctgctgctgtgcttaCACCTTCGACGGATCCATTGACACAAATGCTCTTGGCTGGTCCTTTGCTTGGTTTATACTTGGGTGGTGCATGGATGGTCAAGCTAATTGGGCGATAA
- the LOC136535316 gene encoding heat stress transcription factor A-9-like isoform X2 produces the protein MGSKKRSPQHPASPAGGEVGAQTAGKATPVTAAPESAPVAVVPKPPDVAPFLTKVYDMVSDPATDAVISWSATGGSFVIWDSHVFERDLLPRHFKHNHFTSFIRQLNTYGFHKVDPDRWEWANEGFVKGQKHLLKTIKRKKKSSQDVPSDLQSVPVKTAPGTENIEIGKYGGLEKEVETLKRDKALLMQQLVDLRQYQQSSNLEVQNLIQRLRVMEQNQQQMMALLAIVVQNPDFLNQLVQQQRRSNWWNDDGNRKRRFQALEHGPVDDQETSGGGAQIIQYRPPVPETSNQPIPANEVIYSTHAQPVSSPALEMPMDVEMTSNNVDTLDSTGNDFTDTSALCEWDDMDIFGDELEYILQQPEQNFQVDPPLTVEDYGYDRPRLEQDCQMEAQQDCKNPQYDL, from the exons ATGGGCTCCAAGAAGCGGTCGCCGCAGCATCCCGCCTCCCCAGCCGGCGGCGAGGTCGGCGCCCAGACGGCGGGCAAGGCCACGCCGGTGACGGCGGCGCCGGAGTCGGCGCCCGTGGCGGTGGTGCCGAAGCCTCCGGACGTGGCGCCCTTCCTGACCAAGGTCTACGACATGGTCTCCGACCCGGCCACCGACGCGGTCATCTCCTGGAGCGCCACCGGCGGCAGCTTCGTGATCTGGGACTCGCACGTTTTCGAGCGCGACCTGCTGCCGCGGCACTTCAAGCACAACCACTTCACCAGCTTCATACGCCAGCTCAACACCTAC GGATTTCATAAAGTTGATCCAGATAGATGGGAATGGGCGAATGAAGGTTTTGTTAAGGGCCAAAAGCATCTTCTGAAGACCatcaagagaaagaagaaatcCTCTCAGGATGTACCTAGTGATCTGCAGTCGGTGCCTGTCAAAACTGCACCTGGCACTGAGAATATTGAGATAGGAAAATATGGTGGCCTTGAAAAGGAGGTTGAGACACTTAAGAGGGACAAGGCCCTTCTAATGCAGCAGCTTGTAGATCTGAGGCAGTACCAGCAATCATCCAATCTTGAAGTGCAGAATTTAATTCAACGCCTCCGTGTGATGGAACAGAACCAGCAGCAGATGATGGCACTTTTGGCAATAGTTGTCCAGAATCCAGATTTCCTCAACCAGCTCGTGCAGCAGCAGCGCAGGAGTAACTGGTGGAATGATGATGGTAACAGGAAAAGAAGGTTCCAAGCTCTGGAACATGGTCCTGTAGATGATCAGGAGACTTCTGGTGGAGGCGCGCAAATTATTCAATATCGTCCTCCTGTTCCTGAAACTTCCAATCAACCAATACCAGCAAATGAAGTTATTTATTCAACCCATGCACAACCAGTTTCAAGCCCTGCACTTGAGATGCCCATGGATGTAGAAATGACTTCAAACAATGTTGATACCCTTGATTCAACTGGGAATGATTTTACTGACACCTCTGCTCTATGTGAATGGGATGACATGGATATATTTGGTGACGAACTAGAGTACATTCTTCAACAGCCAGAGCAAAACTTTCAAGTGGACCCTCCTCTAACAGTTGAAGATTATGGTTATGATCGTCCACGGCTAGAGCAGGACTGTCAGATGGAAGCACAACAGGATTGCAAAAATCCTCAATATG ATTTGTGA
- the LOC136535316 gene encoding heat stress transcription factor A-9-like isoform X1, giving the protein MGSKKRSPQHPASPAGGEVGAQTAGKATPVTAAPESAPVAVVPKPPDVAPFLTKVYDMVSDPATDAVISWSATGGSFVIWDSHVFERDLLPRHFKHNHFTSFIRQLNTYGFHKVDPDRWEWANEGFVKGQKHLLKTIKRKKKSSQDVPSDLQSVPVKTAPGTENIEIGKYGGLEKEVETLKRDKALLMQQLVDLRQYQQSSNLEVQNLIQRLRVMEQNQQQMMALLAIVVQNPDFLNQLVQQQRRSNWWNDDGNRKRRFQALEHGPVDDQETSGGGAQIIQYRPPVPETSNQPIPANEVIYSTHAQPVSSPALEMPMDVEMTSNNVDTLDSTGNDFTDTSALCEWDDMDIFGDELEYILQQPEQNFQVDPPLTVEDYGYDRPRLEQDCQMEAQQDCKNPQYADVITEA; this is encoded by the exons ATGGGCTCCAAGAAGCGGTCGCCGCAGCATCCCGCCTCCCCAGCCGGCGGCGAGGTCGGCGCCCAGACGGCGGGCAAGGCCACGCCGGTGACGGCGGCGCCGGAGTCGGCGCCCGTGGCGGTGGTGCCGAAGCCTCCGGACGTGGCGCCCTTCCTGACCAAGGTCTACGACATGGTCTCCGACCCGGCCACCGACGCGGTCATCTCCTGGAGCGCCACCGGCGGCAGCTTCGTGATCTGGGACTCGCACGTTTTCGAGCGCGACCTGCTGCCGCGGCACTTCAAGCACAACCACTTCACCAGCTTCATACGCCAGCTCAACACCTAC GGATTTCATAAAGTTGATCCAGATAGATGGGAATGGGCGAATGAAGGTTTTGTTAAGGGCCAAAAGCATCTTCTGAAGACCatcaagagaaagaagaaatcCTCTCAGGATGTACCTAGTGATCTGCAGTCGGTGCCTGTCAAAACTGCACCTGGCACTGAGAATATTGAGATAGGAAAATATGGTGGCCTTGAAAAGGAGGTTGAGACACTTAAGAGGGACAAGGCCCTTCTAATGCAGCAGCTTGTAGATCTGAGGCAGTACCAGCAATCATCCAATCTTGAAGTGCAGAATTTAATTCAACGCCTCCGTGTGATGGAACAGAACCAGCAGCAGATGATGGCACTTTTGGCAATAGTTGTCCAGAATCCAGATTTCCTCAACCAGCTCGTGCAGCAGCAGCGCAGGAGTAACTGGTGGAATGATGATGGTAACAGGAAAAGAAGGTTCCAAGCTCTGGAACATGGTCCTGTAGATGATCAGGAGACTTCTGGTGGAGGCGCGCAAATTATTCAATATCGTCCTCCTGTTCCTGAAACTTCCAATCAACCAATACCAGCAAATGAAGTTATTTATTCAACCCATGCACAACCAGTTTCAAGCCCTGCACTTGAGATGCCCATGGATGTAGAAATGACTTCAAACAATGTTGATACCCTTGATTCAACTGGGAATGATTTTACTGACACCTCTGCTCTATGTGAATGGGATGACATGGATATATTTGGTGACGAACTAGAGTACATTCTTCAACAGCCAGAGCAAAACTTTCAAGTGGACCCTCCTCTAACAGTTGAAGATTATGGTTATGATCGTCCACGGCTAGAGCAGGACTGTCAGATGGAAGCACAACAGGATTGCAAAAATCCTCAATATG CTGATGTCATAACTGAAGCATGA